ATAATAATGGTACGTTAGTTAATCTTAATGAAAAATTATCTTAGGTAACATTTGACAAAATAAACGGTAATTTTTATATAAAAAAAGGAGAAAGTTGTAGAACTTTGATTATGGAGTGTTTACTTCATTTGTTTGACGGTTATTCTATAATTGTTAGAGGGGATGGTGGTTCGAGTCACCCCTGAAGCATACTTTTTCCCAAATCAAAACCAATTTCCTTCTCTCCACGTGATGGACAACCACTTTTATGTGGAGCCCACCAGAATTGGTCAGGCAATTCAATGGGCGAAAATTAACAATCCAATTGCCCGGGCGGCTGGGTCCCATGTGGGCCTTAGCAATTGGTCGGGCAAAACTTTGCCGGTGCGATGTTTTCTCTCAATCAACAAATCAGTCATCAAATCGATCCATTGGTGCAAATGCTCTGACAAACTCATTTTGAAAATCACAAAAAAGTCTAACATAACTTGACCGATCCTTCCCACGCGTCCAAGAACCATCAAATCCATGTTGATCTTGACCTAACCATTAAGATTCACCTATAAAAATCTTTGAGGCACGACCCGGCTACGATTAACGCCAGACATCTTAATTCGGTCTATATTATCTGCAGCCATGACAAAGACAAATTGGCGTCTTCTTCTTCTTCTCAGTTCTAATTAACTGGAATGACTTGGATTCTCACCTTCATTTCTATAATGGGTGTGAGTCCTCTTTTACTCACGATCCTCATCACCCTCTCTTTCTTTTTATCAGGTAAGCAATCAATCCGTACTCAACTCCTCCATCTATGTTTCTTATTCATCGAACAAACTTGTGTTTAGTGTTTACTTTTGGTTTCTCAGAAACAGAGTCAACATCGTTCGAGATAGTCAACAACTGCAACTACACAGTCTGGCCCGCAGTTATCTCCTCCGGCACAGTAAACCTGTCGTCGCTGTCGACCACCGGCTTCACGCTCAAGAGCGGCGCGTCCTTCAACCTCTCCGTCCCCAACTCATGGCAGGGTAGGGTGTGGGGCCGGACACTCTGCAACGAATCCTCCACCGGAAACTTCTCCTGTTTCACCGCCGATTGCGGCACCGGAAAAGTCGAGTGCGGCGGAAATGGCTCCAAACCGCCAGCTACGTTCGCCGAGTTCTTAATCAACAGCACCGGCATGGACATCTATGATGTTACCCTGGTCGACGGGTTCAATCTCCCAATGGTGGTGGAGCCCCTTGGTGGCAGCAACTGCAAATCTTCGGGATGCTCGGCCGACTTGAACGGCGCGTGTCCCAAGGAGCTGAGGGTGGCGCGTGAGGGGAGCCAAGGGACCGTGGCGTGCATGACGCCGTGCACGGCGTTCAATAATGATCTGTTTTGTTGTACCGGGCAGTATAATACACCCGAGACGTGTGCTGGGACCGTATATACCGATTATTTCAAACAAAGATGCCCGAAAGCGTATACCTACTCGTATGATGACAACCAGACTACGTACACATGTGTGTCAGCTAACTACAGCATTGTTTTCTGCCCGATCAGGTACCTAGTTCATAATATATTGTCACGTTCTATAATGTTCCATTCAAGTTTCACTCTGCTGAATCACTTTCACTTTGCTGAATCACTGCAAGTGATGTTCGAGCATCAGGGAGGGAACTCTCAACCCGAGTTCGATTTCACCAAGTAGTTAAAGTGGTCAGACACAATACTGAAATGTATATTTGGAGCATTTCATATGCACTTAGAGATTAATCAATTCTTCGTAGTTCGTATTATAACATGTCGAATTCAAGAGCCAATATGATGTTTTTGACAAATGAGGTAGTGATGAGACAACAATGTGAAAGTATGGGGTTATTAGTAGTTTCCTGGGTGTTTTCTGGATACAGTGTGGGTCTATATTACGTAGAACAGTAGAATTACTAGTACTTACAACTTACAAGTAGAAATCTTCTATGATACAAATGCAGGTTAGTACGAAAGACTAACCATCAAGCTTCTTTATGTCAGTTTGGACCAAACACCAGCTGAAACACCAGCAGCCAAAGAACCAACTGTACCCGAACAGGTTCCTTCGAAAAGTAAAAGACACAAAATCATCATTGCCTCTGTAGCGTCAAGTGCTGGGATTATTATCTTCATATTAGCGGTATTAGCGGGACTATGGAGCACTAAAAGGAAGAAGAGACAACAAGGTTAGCAAAATGAATACTTAGGCCAACTTTGATTGCAGGACTTTCAATTTTTTAGCTAGTCTATTTTGTGATGATCACTCTGGCTTCTGGTGTAGAGATCCAAAATAGTTCATTGGAGTTGGACGATGGTCGACGCTTCATGTACTCGGAGCTTGTAAAGATTACCAATAATTTTGCATCGCCAATTGGAGCAGGTGGATTTGGAAAAGTCTATCATGGTATTCTGGAAAATGATATGCAAGTTGCCGTCAAGTTACTTATTTCCGCATCAGGCTCCAGTGAATTTCAAAATGAGGTCGATAAGTTAGCAATCTTAAAGCGATTCGGACTGTCCCAAAACCACAATCATATATAAACCAATCTGTGTATGCAGGTTAAGCTATTGATGAGAGCTCATCATAGAAATGTGGTTTCCTTCACTGGCTACTGCTATGATGGAAAGACTATGGCACTTGTATTTGAATATGTTGCCAATGGAAATTTACAACAACATTTAACAGCTTCAGGTATGCAGTTACAGTATTTCATCTATATATATATATGATGTGCTTGCATTACTTGATGATCACTTATATGCTAAATGCAATGAATTGTGTGCACTGTTGGGGTTCAGATGTAGATACAGGAAACATTTTGACTTGGAAGGAGAGACTTCAAATCGCAGTGGATGCAGCACAAGGTATACAATAGCTGAGATATAAGAACAATATATATGTGAAATGGATTGTTCCTTTGGTCTTCCTATATATTTCCTAAATCATGATTGAGTTGCAATATGATGTACATTAGTACCTGACATCGATTAGGCTTTTAAAAGGCAGATAATATTTTGCAGGACTGGATTATCTACATAATGGTTGCAAGCCTCCCATAATCCACAGAGATATAAAGACCTCCAATATATTGTTAACTGAAAAGATGCAAGCCAAGATATGTGATTTTGGTGTTTCCAAACTTCTTTCAACTGAAACTGCTACTCATACCATGACAGATCACGTCAGAGGAACTCGAGGATACTTTGATCCTGAGTAAGTTAGTAAAGACGTATATAAGTTACTTAAAAATTGCTGAAAGATAAATTGCTGATAGATAAGCATAACTTACATTCTTCGATTTTCTTCTTTTCATCTCGTTATGTTCAGATACTACACCACAGGAAAGCTGAACAAAAGAGTGATATATACAGCTTTGGTATTGTGTTGCTAGAGCTAATCACCGGCAGAACAGCAATAATAACAGATGTAGAACCCGAACCTGTTCACATATGTCAATGGGTGAGGCCTATGTTTCAGAGAAGAGATATTGAAAGTATATTCGATTCAAGGATACAAGCAGGGACTTACAACGTTACCTCTGCTTGGAAGGCGGTAGAAATCGCCATGGAATGTGTGTCATCAACAGCTATCGAAAGACCAGATATCAATGTTGTGTATAAGGAACTGAAGGAATGTTTGAAAATTGAGGTTCCACCTGAAATAGCAAAGGTTCCAGAGGTTGATGATGAGAGTGATGATTGCAGTACTAGTTCAAGTGTCCCTGTTCTACATGACGTCCCACACTCGGTCTGAAAGCTTCTTAGTTCATATGAAGTCACACATTGAGTCTGAAACTGAAAGGCATACGTGTTAGTTATTATTTTGTTTTGAAATCAACATTTTAGTTATTCTTGCACTGTTAAAACAAGATTGGAATTATACGAGGGCGGAAACTAATTGAACTATTTCTACAAATCTAGCAGAACATTGCTCTGATTAAAACTGTTCTTTCACTTCTTTCCAAGAGTATATTATTACCTCTGGAGAATCCAGAAGTATGTTTTAAATTAAGTTCTTGCAACTGGAAGTGGCACTCGTATATCAACTTATGCAAAGGAACATTTCGGGTACCTTGATGCTGTAAACTGCTGGTTATAAAAACTGATGAAGATTTTCAACGTTCGCGATTATTTCAGGATCAATGACTTCTGATAAACAGTTGCACAGATCAATGAGATCGTTGTTGATACGAATTCGAGCAGCTCAGCTCATGGAAGAAAGAGCTGCAACACAAAAATGCTAGATAGATAATTCATTGTCAAAAGTTTGGAAATCGATTAATTCATAGTGGGTCGTCCATCTATGTAATGAAACTAGATATTGAAAAAGCTTCCATAGTCTGAAGAAAGTAGTCGTTCAGAAATCAGAAGTAACAAATACTGGAGTAACAAATACTTTTCAATACATCTATCCGCAGAAAATGAACCGAGAAAGACTGTTAGGCACATGAACTAGATTCCCTAAATATTACAAATGTCATGAATTACATCCCTGCCAACATTTCCAGTAAAATTTACATCAAGCATAGAGGCACAATTCTGGTCAGGTCTTAGGAAATTGGCTTTCTTTCTTTTGATTATCTAGATGATGATTAGAACCCAAATTGAGAATGATAGATTAGGGATGCAGTTTTGTGAGATTGTAAGCCTCGAAGCCATCACCTACCTTGCACACTGGCAGGAGATTGTCCACCTCTCTCACTGCCAATATCATCTTCTACTCCACTCACGTCTAAACAAAGGCCATTGTTGTTTACACTGACTTCAGAGCTAGCATTACTGCTGGTGGCAAGAGGAGAATCTGAAACACTAACCGTTCTGCTTCGTGCAGGCCCTGATCTCACACTGTACATAGAGGATGCAGGAATATTTGTCATCAACGGCCGCAAATTACCAGGAATGGTTCGCCTTATATCCTGCAATCAAAAGTTAAATCAAATATTAATATCACTGGGTTTCTGGGATGTACATCAAATCATAAACAGGAAAAGAATGATTACCATGTGACGTATAGCCATATCAAGGGATTTCTTTGAGAGTGTTCTACCAAAGCCGGAACTGTCTGGGGATGAAGATGACTTCCCAGAGTTACCATGAGGTGACGGTTTGTCATCATGCTTGGGGGGAGCCAGTCTCCGCATATTTATTACCCTCTCAACCATTTTCGTTCCCATTAAAACAGGGCTCACATTGTCATTAACTTTAGAACGCCCACGACTGAATGCAGGAACAGAGCTCCCACTAATATGAGTACTGCCATTGGGAGCCCTTCCTCTTGAAGGAGAGCATAAACAGTAGCAAAACCTTCTCAAATCAAGTAAATTTTTCAAACGCAATTTATAAGCTGAGCAAAGTGATTGCAGCTTGGGCAGATGCGAAAGAGTTCAATAGTTCAGACACTCATGTAACGGCCAATCAGGCTTTGCAATGAACAAGTTTTGACCTTTTCTGCTTCCTATTGCATATTTTTTAGGATAATAAATGCCAAGCGTATTAATTACTTGAAAGTTAAAAAGGAGAGTCAAAATCAAATCCATATGAAACGGCTACTCCTATCACATAGAGATGCATATACTCCAACCACTCCAGATTAAGAATTACTACCCTCATAATAAGGAAGTGCTAACTCTAGATTTGAGTGCAGTTGGACGAGCCTTTGGGGTTCCAAGCTGACTCATCATGGTCTTATGTGATTCCATTTACAGTGAAGGGAAAAGAGGAGTCCCAGGCGGAGTTAAAAGCCTGCAGCAAGGGGGGAAAAATCATATAATGATCTCAGTTAAAGCAGAACATAATATATAATAAGACCCAACTTCAAAAGCCAATTGCCACCTCTGCTAAAGTCTGATCCTAATATGCTCTTAAGAACAAAATAACACATGTTTCCATGAACTGTGGTCAGCATTCCTTTCCAAAAATTACTCATAGTAGATCCCCGCCTCCCCTATTATCTATCAAAACCCTCTCAGCTAAAAAACAACTTTTACAGATAAAATGTAATCTATACTATCACATTACCAATCATAGTCATTCTTATCATTCTCCAAATTGAGAAACTTATCAGTTCCACTCTTGCGCGTCATCAGTTCCACTCTTGCGCGTGGAGGGCGCCGGCGTAGATGAGGATATATTAAAAATGGGAGAAGTTCCGGGTTTAGCCCCTGCAAATGTCGAAACAACCACACTAGTCAACCCACATTTCCAAACAATTCAAGCCAACTATTACACTAATACAGCACCAGTTCAAGAACTAAATTTGAAATCCTATGTTACAATCCAAAATCCGAAAAAAAAACTAAGACTTGGGAACTGAGAAGTACCTAAAGGCGCAACGAACTCTTCAGAAGTGTTGAGAAGAAGATCGTTCCTCTCCTTCTCCCTCTTCTTCATCTCTAGAAACAACACCAGCTCTTCTTCCTTCTCCTTCCTCATCAAGGCCCTCAGCTTGTGAAGTTCCAAGTACTTCCGGTATGTTAAGCAAAAAATATAACAGGTGTTTATCATGGCACAATACACCTGTTTGGTAGAACAACATCCATGGCCAGGAACTTGTCCTCATTCTGGTCTCAGCTTCAGTTAAATGTTATATGTTTAGCAGGGTAACTGAAGAATGGAAGAAGCGATTTTTCTTTTTCAAAGAACAATATTAAGACATTAAGTGGGGGCAATTGCCCTCACTAGGCATAACATGCGTCCGCCTATGGCAGTAGAAGTAATTCACTGACTCACTATTAAGAGACTACATACCTACATTCTAATCTGAACATGTAAACTTTGAGTTTCAGAAATGTACAAGTTTGGAGTATTTCTGCTAGGGATGATGGTAAACAGGATGCCACAAAAAGAGTTTGAGAGGTGCAACGATTGTTATATGCAGAATGCATTATCTTAGAAATCGAGAGACACCGACAGACCCGAAAATGGAATTGACTCAAAACATTGATGCAAATATTCAAAATACTCTTAAAACAATATCCTTACTTCACAGTTCACATTCAATATACTCATATCTCACGATGTTAAGCTGAATAAAATTCAAGGGAATTGAGATGAACATGCCAATCTATATACTAATCATTACTATTGCAGCATAATACTCCAACATTCTCAACTCGCAAAAAAGGATAGATTAACACAACAAAGCTTTAATTCAACCAATATATACAAACTCATCATTGATCGTTACCTTCACCAACGAGATGGCAGTTACCAACAAGATGAATACTTCAATCGGCTGCAAATTCGAAAAAAATTTATTTATCCCCAATTTCGGATTAAATCTAACGCCGGGCCCAAGGTTTCAAACATTTTTACGATCTTGGGTTGTCCGGAATGGAATGTTGACAGCCAAGAGGACCTCGATGTCGATCGATTGCTTGAGTAATAGACCCGGTAAGCAAGAGGATGAGTGGTTGGTCGGCTTGAATGGGTTATGCTATTATTGTTTTATTGCGTCTGCTTTTTCTTTTTTCTTTTTTATTCCAGTGGTTAACGCCACTTGACTAACGCCTTCTTTCACGTGCACTGCATATGGGCGTGTACATCCACGGCCGTGCACACAAGACACTCAGCTGGAAACTTCCACGAACAATAGATGATTGAAGACCCAGTTTGCTTCTGAAGATTGAAAAGTCTTGCGTGTGGACTTTCTCACCAGTTTGCTCCACAAGACACTCCGGTTTTTCAAAATTTCTCTCCGATCACTATTTGATCGGAGTGTCTTGTGGAGCAAACCGGAGTGTCTTCAATCATCTATTGTTCGTGGAAATTTCCAGCGGGACAAAAACCTTTCGTGTTCTTCATCTCAGTTCTAACTTTCAAACTCGAATGACTAATTGGATTCTTCACCTTCATTTCTATAATGGGTGCGAGTCCTCTTTTACTCACGATCCTCACCCTCTCTTTCTTCTTATCAGGTAAGTAATCCATCATCAACTCCTCCATATCGAGTGATCGAACAAACT
Above is a window of Fragaria vesca subsp. vesca linkage group LG7, FraVesHawaii_1.0, whole genome shotgun sequence DNA encoding:
- the LOC101298654 gene encoding probable LRR receptor-like serine/threonine-protein kinase At1g51880-like: MTWILTFISIMGVSPLLLTILITLSFFLSETESTSFEIVNNCNYTVWPAVISSGTVNLSSLSTTGFTLKSGASFNLSVPNSWQGRVWGRTLCNESSTGNFSCFTADCGTGKVECGGNGSKPPATFAEFLINSTGMDIYDVTLVDGFNLPMVVEPLGGSNCKSSGCSADLNGACPKELRVAREGSQGTVACMTPCTAFNNDLFCCTGQYNTPETCAGTVYTDYFKQRCPKAYTYSYDDNQTTYTCVSANYSIVFCPISLDQTPAETPAAKEPTVPEQVPSKSKRHKIIIASVASSAGIIIFILAVLAGLWSTKRKKRQQEIQNSSLELDDGRRFMYSELVKITNNFASPIGAGGFGKVYHGILENDMQVAVKLLISASGSSEFQNEVKLLMRAHHRNVVSFTGYCYDGKTMALVFEYVANGNLQQHLTASDVDTGNILTWKERLQIAVDAAQGLDYLHNGCKPPIIHRDIKTSNILLTEKMQAKICDFGVSKLLSTETATHTMTDHVRGTRGYFDPEYYTTGKLNKKSDIYSFGIVLLELITGRTAIIEDVEPEPVHICQWVRPMFQRRDIESILDSRIQAGTYNVSSAWKAVEIAMECVSSTAFERPDINVVYKELKECFEIEVPPEIAKVPEVDEESDDCSTNSSVSFHMASHAESESFLVHMKSHIESETERHTC